In Funiculus sociatus GB2-C1, one DNA window encodes the following:
- a CDS encoding Glu/Leu/Phe/Val family dehydrogenase, with protein MSDSLFADASQRLEQALKYVSLSDDATEHLKYPKASLAVSIPVRMDNGTLRIFQGYRVRYDDTRGPTKGGVRYHPNVSMDEVQSLAFWMTFKCAVLNLPFGGAKGGITLNPKELSKMELERLSRGYVDAIADFIGPDIDIPAPDVYTNPMIMGWMMDQYNIIRRQITPAVVTGKPLSMGGSLGRDTATATGAFFVIESIMSKLNRPPQETTVAVQGFGNAGAEIAELLSKAGYKIVAVSDSQGGIYTKQGLDIPSIRQYKRSSQGIKAIYCKGTVCNIHEHEVITNEELLALDVDILIPAALENQITEANVQDIKAKYIFEVANGPINSVADKILEQRGIHVFPDILVNAGGVTVSYFEWVQNRSGLYWTLEAVNQQLKEKIVKETEQIWAISQTLAISMRTAAYVHALNRLGEAINAKGTRDYYINGRVYG; from the coding sequence ATGTCAGATTCATTATTTGCTGATGCTAGTCAAAGATTGGAACAAGCCTTGAAATATGTTTCTCTTTCCGACGATGCAACGGAACACCTAAAATATCCTAAAGCAAGTTTAGCCGTTTCAATTCCCGTCCGGATGGACAACGGCACTTTGAGAATTTTTCAAGGTTATCGGGTTCGGTACGACGATACCAGAGGGCCAACCAAAGGAGGCGTGCGTTATCATCCCAATGTATCAATGGATGAAGTGCAATCATTAGCGTTTTGGATGACCTTTAAATGTGCAGTGCTAAATCTACCTTTTGGGGGTGCGAAAGGGGGAATAACGCTAAATCCCAAAGAACTCTCGAAGATGGAATTAGAAAGGTTAAGTCGAGGTTATGTGGATGCGATCGCAGACTTTATTGGCCCTGACATAGACATTCCCGCACCCGACGTTTACACCAACCCAATGATTATGGGTTGGATGATGGATCAATACAATATCATCCGCCGTCAAATTACCCCCGCCGTTGTCACCGGAAAACCCCTATCAATGGGCGGTAGTTTGGGTAGAGATACCGCCACCGCCACAGGTGCTTTTTTTGTAATAGAAAGCATTATGAGCAAACTGAATCGCCCACCCCAAGAAACAACAGTAGCCGTTCAAGGATTTGGCAATGCTGGCGCAGAAATAGCCGAATTACTCTCCAAAGCAGGTTATAAAATCGTTGCGGTGAGTGATTCTCAAGGTGGCATCTATACCAAACAAGGATTAGATATTCCGAGCATCAGACAATACAAAAGATCCAGCCAAGGAATCAAAGCCATCTACTGCAAAGGCACAGTTTGCAACATCCACGAACACGAAGTAATCACCAATGAGGAACTTTTAGCCTTAGACGTTGACATTTTGATTCCCGCAGCTTTGGAAAATCAAATTACTGAAGCAAACGTGCAGGACATCAAAGCCAAATATATCTTTGAAGTTGCTAACGGTCCAATTAACTCAGTAGCTGATAAAATTCTCGAACAACGGGGAATCCATGTTTTTCCCGATATTTTAGTCAATGCAGGCGGTGTCACAGTCAGCTACTTTGAATGGGTGCAAAATCGCAGCGGACTTTATTGGACACTAGAGGCAGTAAATCAACAATTAAAAGAGAAAATTGTCAAAGAAACCGAGCAGATTTGGGCAATTTCTCAAACATTAGCCATTTCAATGCGAACAGCCGCTTATGTCCATGCCTTAAACAGGTTGGGAGAAGCCATCAACGCCAAAGGTACGCGAGACTACTACATTAACGGTCGAGTTTACGGGTAG
- a CDS encoding DEAD/DEAH box helicase: MPHFYSFNFENSPALEALKERQTDAWEYYEVRLELFNLSVLADYDQLVCLPTLTNIDKHWYQIETAKKVLKQLGGRALLADEVGLGKTIEAAIICKEYLVRGMIQSLLILTPASLVSQWQLELQEKFGIETITTDDKQVQNAAEFWTANNRIIASINTAKSAKHFPHVTARAWDLVIVDEAHHLKNRNTLNWKLVNALNKRFILMLTATPVQNSLVELFNLLTLLKPGLLKTEALFKKEYVDSKNGRVPKNPEKLRQLMREVMVRNTRSLVDVKLPKRFASTITVQPTPSEKKLYQSLTDYLRTYAEQMDRLTRTSLLMRAGSSPTALTDSLNNLTERFDHKELKALLKQASQIKQVEKAHQLMELLKQSTQKTLVFTTHRKTQSYLVSCLTEAGIKFAEFSGDMSLKEKDAAIELFRDTVSVLLASETGGEGRNIQFANVIVNYDLPWNPMKIEQRIGRIHRIGQTQDVFIFNFCLAGSIEEYILRILHDKINMFELVVGEIETILGNLDEDFDFSEAVMEIWLKNQAKPELETAFDQLADDLLKAKQSYQESHELDEKIFGEDFEA; the protein is encoded by the coding sequence ATGCCTCACTTCTATTCCTTTAACTTCGAGAACTCCCCCGCCTTAGAAGCCCTTAAAGAGAGACAAACCGACGCCTGGGAATATTATGAAGTCCGCTTAGAATTATTTAACTTATCCGTACTAGCAGATTATGACCAACTGGTGTGTTTACCCACCCTCACCAACATAGACAAACATTGGTATCAAATCGAAACCGCCAAAAAAGTGTTGAAACAACTCGGAGGACGTGCCTTACTCGCCGATGAAGTCGGACTAGGCAAAACCATTGAAGCAGCAATAATTTGCAAAGAATACCTCGTCCGAGGCATGATTCAATCCCTCCTAATTCTCACCCCAGCCTCCCTTGTATCGCAATGGCAATTAGAATTACAAGAAAAATTCGGCATAGAAACCATCACCACCGACGATAAACAAGTTCAAAACGCCGCCGAATTTTGGACAGCTAACAACCGAATTATTGCTTCCATCAACACAGCCAAATCTGCTAAACACTTTCCCCACGTCACCGCCCGTGCTTGGGATTTAGTAATTGTCGATGAAGCCCATCATCTCAAAAATCGCAATACTCTCAATTGGAAGCTTGTTAATGCCCTAAACAAACGATTTATTTTAATGCTCACTGCCACACCAGTTCAAAATTCTCTGGTAGAGCTATTCAATCTTTTAACACTATTAAAGCCCGGACTGTTAAAAACAGAAGCTTTATTCAAAAAAGAGTATGTAGACTCCAAAAATGGGCGAGTACCCAAAAATCCTGAGAAACTGCGGCAACTGATGCGGGAAGTCATGGTGCGAAACACCCGTTCTCTGGTGGATGTCAAACTGCCCAAAAGATTCGCCTCCACCATCACAGTCCAACCAACACCCAGCGAGAAAAAACTTTATCAATCTTTAACTGATTATCTGCGTACCTATGCTGAACAAATGGACAGATTAACGCGCACAAGCTTGTTAATGCGTGCTGGTAGCAGCCCGACTGCTTTAACAGATTCCCTCAACAATCTAACTGAACGCTTTGACCATAAAGAACTTAAAGCCTTACTGAAACAAGCATCTCAAATTAAGCAAGTTGAGAAAGCGCATCAGTTGATGGAGTTGTTAAAACAATCTACGCAAAAAACTTTGGTTTTCACAACTCATAGAAAAACCCAGTCCTATTTAGTCTCTTGTTTAACTGAAGCGGGGATTAAGTTTGCTGAATTTAGCGGCGATATGTCTTTAAAAGAAAAAGATGCAGCTATTGAGTTGTTTCGGGATACTGTGTCGGTGCTGTTAGCATCTGAAACGGGGGGAGAAGGACGTAATATTCAGTTTGCCAATGTCATAGTAAATTATGACTTACCCTGGAACCCGATGAAAATAGAACAACGAATAGGTCGCATTCACCGGATTGGGCAAACTCAAGATGTCTTTATCTTTAACTTTTGTCTGGCTGGTAGCATTGAAGAATATATTCTGCGAATCTTGCACGACAAAATCAATATGTTTGAACTGGTTGTAGGGGAGATTGAAACAATTTTAGGCAATCTCGATGAAGATTTTGATTTCAGCGAAGCCGTGATGGAGATTTGGTTGAAAAATCAAGCTAAACCGGAATTAGAAACAGCTTTTGACCAATTGGCAGATGATTTATTGAAAGCCAAGCAGAGTTATCAAGAATCTCACGAACTGGATGAGAAAATTTTTGGTGAAGACTTTGAAGCCTAA
- the hemH gene encoding ferrochelatase, whose protein sequence is MGRVGVLLLNLGGPDELDDVGPFLFNLFSDPEIIRIPFRGLQKPLAWLISTLRTKKSQENYRQIGGGSPLRRITEAQGQALQEQLNSKGEDARIYIGMRYWHPFTEEAIARLKRDAIDRLVILPLYPQFSISTSGSSFRLLERLWQEDPALNKIEYTVIPSWYQQPGYLQAMAQLIAQELDSLPNPDQVHIFFSAHGVPVSYVEEAGDPYQKEIEDCTALIMQTLNRPNPHTLAYQSRVGPVEWLKPYTEDAIKELGAAGIENLLVVPVSFVSEHIETLEEIDIEYREIAEEAGIHNFNRVPALNTHPVFIEALADLVVDALNAPSLKLSQVTQLKKKVKMYPQESWEWGMTTTAEVWNGRLAMLGFLALILELISGHGPLHFVGLL, encoded by the coding sequence ATGGGTCGTGTAGGAGTTTTGCTGCTAAATCTGGGTGGGCCGGATGAATTAGACGATGTTGGGCCTTTTTTGTTTAATTTATTTTCTGACCCAGAAATTATTCGCATACCCTTTCGCGGTTTACAAAAACCCTTGGCGTGGCTGATTTCCACGCTGCGAACCAAAAAATCTCAAGAGAACTATCGGCAAATTGGCGGCGGTTCCCCTCTACGACGAATTACAGAAGCGCAGGGTCAAGCACTACAAGAACAATTAAACTCAAAAGGAGAAGACGCTAGGATTTACATAGGGATGCGTTACTGGCATCCTTTTACAGAAGAAGCGATCGCTCGCCTCAAACGTGATGCCATAGATCGTCTGGTAATCCTACCCCTCTATCCCCAATTCTCCATCAGCACCAGCGGTTCCAGCTTCCGCCTTTTGGAAAGACTCTGGCAAGAAGACCCAGCACTCAACAAAATTGAATACACTGTTATTCCATCTTGGTATCAACAACCAGGATACCTCCAGGCAATGGCTCAGCTGATTGCCCAAGAACTCGACTCTTTACCAAATCCCGACCAAGTTCATATCTTTTTTAGCGCCCACGGTGTCCCCGTAAGCTATGTCGAAGAAGCTGGCGATCCTTATCAAAAAGAAATCGAGGATTGCACAGCGCTGATTATGCAGACTCTCAATCGACCAAATCCTCACACCTTAGCTTATCAGAGTCGTGTAGGCCCGGTGGAATGGCTCAAGCCCTACACCGAAGATGCTATCAAAGAATTGGGAGCCGCAGGAATCGAAAATTTGCTCGTAGTGCCAGTTAGCTTTGTCTCTGAGCATATCGAGACTTTAGAAGAAATTGACATCGAATATCGAGAAATAGCAGAAGAAGCGGGTATCCACAACTTTAACCGCGTACCAGCTTTAAATACGCATCCAGTATTCATTGAAGCCTTGGCGGATCTGGTCGTTGATGCCCTCAATGCCCCTAGTTTAAAGCTGTCTCAGGTTACGCAACTCAAGAAAAAAGTCAAAATGTACCCACAAGAAAGTTGGGAGTGGGGCATGACCACAACCGCAGAAGTCTGGAACGGGCGGCTGGCAATGCTTGGCTTTCTTGCCTTGATTTTAGAGTTAATTAGCGGTCACGGCCCTTTGCACTTTGTTGGACTGCTGTAG
- a CDS encoding DUF4126 domain-containing protein, whose protein sequence is MIEILAALSASSAAGMRIALPLLVIGILPNTTLWASVPILSRFPPPVVMGVLTSWSLFELFASKKLLGQRVLQVMQLVFSPIVGAILGIAVAQITGTSTWLLWIVAVVGGLLAFVLQLVQVGWFYRLRGLPLWAVFIEDALCIFLVIFAFDAPQQGGLIALILLWLALRSSKEWYRWYRGRKPSRKRYQEPD, encoded by the coding sequence ATGATTGAAATCCTCGCCGCGCTCTCTGCTTCGTCGGCGGCAGGGATGAGAATAGCTCTGCCCCTGCTAGTCATTGGCATATTGCCGAACACCACTCTCTGGGCTAGCGTACCAATTTTGTCACGCTTTCCTCCCCCTGTGGTGATGGGAGTGCTTACCAGCTGGTCGTTATTTGAGCTTTTTGCCTCTAAAAAGCTTCTGGGACAGCGCGTATTGCAAGTTATGCAGCTAGTCTTTAGCCCAATAGTGGGAGCAATTCTGGGCATCGCCGTTGCTCAAATTACTGGCACTTCAACATGGTTACTCTGGATAGTTGCTGTGGTCGGTGGCTTATTAGCTTTCGTACTCCAGCTAGTTCAGGTTGGTTGGTTCTACCGTCTGCGCGGTTTACCCCTGTGGGCTGTCTTTATCGAAGATGCTTTGTGCATTTTCCTAGTCATCTTCGCCTTTGACGCGCCTCAGCAGGGAGGATTAATTGCTCTAATTTTGTTATGGCTAGCCCTTCGCAGTTCTAAGGAGTGGTATCGCTGGTATCGAGGACGAAAACCTTCTAGAAAGCGCTATCAGGAACCAGATTAA